The genomic segment agccacagaatgacactgcctggaattagacaacttgtgatctacaaaaacccctagatccttctccattaaggatcccccccaacacactaccatttagtgtataacttgcatttatattttttctaccaaagtgcataactttgcacttgtccagaTTGaaccaaaggaccaaggactgacccctgcggtactccactaaactggtccaattagaaaatgttccatttaccaccactctttgtactctatccttcagccagttctctatccaataacaaatattatgttctaggccaatattcctcaatttatcattaaccttctgtgaggtactgtatcaaacgctttagcaaaatctaagtagatgacatcaactgccattccagcatcgaggttcctactcacctcctcataaaaggcaattcaaTTAGTCTGGCAAAGTGTCACAGAAAGCAGGTACAGCCATGTCCACATAATACTTATTTTTCGCATCCTCTTCAGTGCAGAAAGAGGGCAATTTGCATGGCATGATGAGGAATGTATATAATTGAACATGAGGCACAGTTTAACCATAAATTGCTTTTAATTGCTAGTGAATATTTTTTGCTTGGTGTTGAGAAAGTGTTTAAAAGCATCCTTTAACACTGACTGACTGCTGCTCTGCAAGAATTAACAATGAATGGAAATGGCATTTCTGAAACCTTAATTGTTATTGCCATACCTGGTTTCTGTGACTACTGGTTAAGCATTTGTCAATTTGCACTTAATTGCCATTTGTTTACATGTAAGGTGTGTCAGGAGCATGATTCTCACTGGTGTAGAGCTTTTACTGTACTCTAGTTACCtccctaaatataaatacatgtgtGGATTATGCAAGATGGATAAAAACCTCAAGTTTACTTTGGGCGGATCAATCACAATGGGAAAGTACAAGCATGCTTCCCTTTAGCAGTAACATGGGATGTATGGGGCAGCAGTCAGGGACATAGTGTTTGTCAGCGTCCATTAACCAAGGCTAAAAATGGGAATAACGATGCTCCTAATACTACGCAGTGTAAAATCACTCTCGGATTTCCTTTTAATACCGCCATATTATATAATTGCCACACATACATGCCACACACATTCACAAGCCACCTTGTGATTCTTTGGgtcatttttcattgttttagacATGTTAagataattataataaattaGGGCACAGCAGGGACTTTGCTGAGCCTAAAatggacagtggtgtaactactggggGAGCACCAGGGGTGACTGTGGCTGGGCTTGCCCCCATCCCATTAGGGCCCGCCAAAGTCAGTGCACGTCCCAACCAGACCAGAGTCACCGCGTGCACCTGCCCACCGAGGCCCAAAGGTGAGAGCAAGCCTGCAGAACATTTTCCGGCagggggccagactgggggtgagggGCTCAGTTCCATTTTTGTTTCAGAGCCCATGGTCCATTAGCTACGCCACTGAAAATGGATGATAGACAACAAAGTAGACCCACAAAGGGCTTATTTACCATCACAGCCACAAGTGCAGTCATGCCAATATGGAGGTAATCATTATGCATATTgatgctattcattaaaggtacctaaatttaaagtttaaatatgCTCCATGCACTTGTACGTGTTTGTGCCAATGCACCTGCCCAATCCGCTCTGGAACATCACATGCAAAGTGCTAGTttggacacgtctaataaatgtCGTGTTAATGCAGAGCACTGGGAATGCTGCAATTCTGACAATTCCGACTGCAACTTGCATCCAAGTTATCAAAACACACATATGCAGAATATCGTGTTATTTAAAGCATCCAGTGCAAGTGAGGCAGacataaatctgcatgcagaggTATTATGGGGAAAATGCTATAAAAACATGGAGAGTTGCACACATGCAGTTCCAGATGAGTAGTGTAGTTTAGTTTATTGCAGTGGCAGTCAGCTGCTGTTCCTGCACATTTATATGCAttgtatatgtacaggtatgggatccccttatcacagaaagttccgaattacagaatgcccgtctcccatagactctattttaatcaaataatttagaattttaaaactgatttcctttttctctgtaataataaaacactaccttgtaattgatcccaactaagatataaataatccttattggatgcaaaacaatcctatttggtttaattaatgttttattgattttttagtagacttgaggtatggagatccaacttacggaaagaccccttatctggaatacccttggtcccaagcattctggataaggggtcctatacctgtatttgaaagtTGCAAATTGCATTTTGACATAGGATCAACTTGTATGATATTACTTGCACTAGTTACAGTATAGCATGCACTTGCACTCTAGCCTATAACTGATATGAATAGGATGTAGTATTGCCAATTTTCATACTTTCATATAAATTCAAATGATGGGAATCTAAATTACTTGTGGGTTGTTTCTAGTCAGTGCATTGTTCTTTTCATGTACAACCAGTTCAGAGACACCCTTACATCATGTCTTTGTTGATTTTATTTGCATTACCTTAACCACAGGCTCTTATCTGTACGACTCATAACTAAATGAATACACAGACCTCTACAGGCGTGACAGTTGTGACTACACTAGTCCCTGCCATAAAGCTTGGGAGAGCTGTTGTTTTTATTGCAGCAGAAAATGCCATACAAGTACCGGGAAACTCTCTACCCCACATttccattcctagcaactttgcaattggtcttcattatttatttttcatagtttttgaattatttaatttcttCAACATCTTTCCAGTTTTAAAGTTTacgagcttacaattttattattattgctacttattgttgttattgttattattccttGCCTTTATATTTAGAtccccttctattcatattttagtctttcattcaaaccactgcttggttgcaagagtaaacaagaccctggcaaccagatagctgctgaaattctaaactgagaAGCTtttgagcaaaaagctaaataactgataaaccacaaataataacaaatgaaaaatatatcagtgtctacatcatactataagttaatttaaagatgaacatcccctttaagtagaATAAGGCTAATAAACAAAATTTAGTACATAAAGTATTTTAATTTGGGGTCAGCTCCAGAGATGCTAAAGACTGAAGGGCTCATTCACCATTGGACAGGACATCATCCACTTAGCATTTAACAATGAAGTAAAAGGTGTGCTTTGGATCACAAAGGAGAGTCGTACCTAATGCTTGCCTTGAGCAGCCAGTAATGCAGGGCTCCTGGTAAGCTTTCTGCCCACAAATGCTCCTTGTTGCATTTTGCAAGTTAGGTTCCTGCAAGTGGATGGTCATAGATACCCACATGCTGCTATTACATCGCAGACAAAGGTAATGCCAGCTGTGATATAATTCTCTGTCATGTCAGATAGTAGAGCAAGGTGTATTGTGGGCTAAAACATATTAAATGAGTTCCCTATGGCATggccattttgcaattttttattattattctttagtaACCATTTCACTCTTTTACAGGAGAAGCACTAGAGAACATTCCTCATTTAGAAGCACTGGATTTGTCTTGGAACAGTGACATAGGAGGCAATCTTTCTAAAGTCATCCAACACATCCCAGCCCAATGTGAGCTGAAGGTACTGAATCTGACAGAATGTGGCCTTGGTGAAACAGATGGCGAAGCACTAGGTAAGAGAATTCTGGGCTTATCTGCTGAAACAACGCCAATAATCAACAGTGCATGATTTCAGTATCCTAGTACTACTGTGATAAAACTATGCACTATATTATTAGTAGACCTTGCTCATAGTAGGACAGGCTCATATGCTCACTgctcattgtattctacatattttagccattttatacaACATATTTTGACTATTCTATCTGTACATTTCAATGACTGTATCCAACCATTCAGCCTTGAGAGATCTATGCTTCTTATGCTACACATTCTAACCATTGTTTGCCTCATATTATTTTTATGGCATCCCACATACAATATGGCAGGAAAATCAGGTTATAGTAGAATGCAATAGGCTTGAATGTAGTATCTCTGCATGTGGGTCCATAAGAGGAGGTAAGATGCATCATCCTATTGCAGAATTGTTCACTTGTTTCAGTATGGAGATGTTGCAATGCACTATGGTGAGGAGAGTATTGCAGCCACCGTGCATCTAGAGGCAGTAAGGCAAAATCAGAAAGCCAGCACACTATCTTTGCACCCTTGCACAGTGCCTcatctgcctacctctagtcccGGCCCTGATCTTCCTCATAATTCTAGTATACTAGAGTCTGTGAGGTGGTGATGTGACTAATGCAGTTGCAGCTAATGTAGTAACACTCATGTAACTTCACTTTTGATGCACAAGGTGCAAATAAACTGTGTCTATGAACTGTGGAGCTGCTGCCGCCAGGGGTGCATTTCATCCAAACTGCTTTGTGGCAAAACGTGTAAGTTCACTGAGATGCATTAAAGTACCTTTATTGAATAGTGCCTTTTCGTGCTGACCGTGTGACTCTGACCATCTGCAACTGTGCTTCGTAAATAAGCCCTCATATATTTTCATTGTTGTCATGGGACTATGAGCAGTGTAGTGTCTGAGGTATAGATTCACATGGCAGATAAGCAGATGTTGTTGGTTATGCTCTATTTGGTTATAGGAGCTCAAACTGGAGCTGCCCACAAATAGATGAACATGATTCCTTTGATTCTATCTCCCTTTCTTTCTTCTACCTAACCTCTATCTGCCACTTTGTCTGTCTTTCCCACTGACTCCCTCTACCTTTTGTCTGGCATAGAATTATGTCATAGAGGCTTTGCTGGATGATGGTGAATGGATACTAGTTTTTCTGTGTcaaatatatatctttatctCTTAGCCACAGCAATTCGGAAAATGCCACATCTTGAAGCACTGGACCTGTCTTTAAACAAATGCATTGGCTCCATAATGAACAGTCTTGTTGTGGAACTGAAAAACTGCTCTTCTCTGAGGGTGTTAATCTTACACACCACAGGGCTACGCCAAGACAACATCCAATATCTGAGTCAGTAAATATTATTTCATTTGAAAACACTAGGAATGTACATGCTCTCAGCATTGCTGAACAGGAAGTGTGACCTTGCCCTGCCTGAACCCATAGCAACAGTTTTCACTGTTCTGTTGGTTTTGGAATAAGACATtagattggttgctacaggttaccaTGCTAAGGCACCTTGCCCATGTTTGTGCATAACCTTGATAGTGTCATGTATTGCAATGTTACTACACAATGCAGGGGAGGGGGGTTCTTCATAGATCACTACTCACACTATAAAAAGGTCCATGAGAATGTGTGATGTATAAGAAACCCCTTTCATGATACAGGGCAATTGACAAGTACATAGTCTCCACTGTCACCTTGTTTAGATTTATGAGAATGTTTCCAACACAGCCAGTCAGTGCCTTGAGTTTCACTCAGTCACCTGTGTGCCCTGTGTTTTAGGAGCAATAGAGTGCACTTGTGTGACAGCATTTCATCTCTGCCAGGATATTGCAAGGGGTGACATTACCCTCAGGGCTCCATCAGGTTGCTGAGTTTCATGGTTTCATTTGGTTTGACTCCTGCCTGATGTAAATAATTTATGATGGCCTGTGTTAAAACCAATGGTTGGACTAAGGTTGGTGCATTCTTTGAAAAAGTTTAGACAGTAGATTGGCATAAACCCTCGTTCCAGGGCTCCctacaatacattgcactgtgaaaCCAGGGAACCAGGAAGAGAAGGAATTAGCCAGgaacctttttttacttttcttatatTTACTCTTTTCCCAACCAAACCTGAATAACAATTCTGCCCTGGAAGAACACGGTCAGCTTAAACAGGACCAGCAGCGATGGTGTAGGTCACACACCCAGACCAATTTGCCTTTTCTttgaaaacatgtaaaaaaaattacttattacATTTTAGAACTTTTACAATATGTTATCAAAAACACTGAGACAACAATAGGTTGTTCTTAATGCTTGCAATAGGGAAGGTGGTACATTCAATGCGTTTTTGTGGCCTACATGCACTAGTAGCCCCTAAGGTCCCTTACTATGGGCCGGGAGGGGGGAACACCGAATTGACACCCCCAACCCACCCTCCATGAATGCAGTGCTACTGAATGCAGGCAGGAACTTCATAATATAAAGTACTTTGTAAATCTCCTAAAATTGCATGAATGGGAAGTGAATGTAGTGTAAGTATTCACTCATGCATTCCAATAGACTACCTGCATTCATCAGTTCTGTGTGGCGCAGATGCAACCAAACACTGGCATTTTAGGGCACAAATAGTAAACGCAATGACAATGATATGGGCCAGCTGGCAGGGTTAGATTTCTGTTTCTATTTGCAATTTACAGTTGCAGACGTTCCCTCACCGTGGCTATCACTTATATCACACTTTGCCCTTTACAGGTGCTATATTTCAGTACTGGCCAAATTTAAGAGTGTTGGATCTGTCCAGCAATAAGGAAGCAGGGGGTGGATTTCGAGAAGCAGCAGCACGGCTCACAGCTTTCAAACACCTAGAGCGGTTGGATATTCACCAGTGTTGTCTGTCACAGGATGATGTGAATGCATTAAGTAAGGATAGAAGAATTTCTATAGGGTGCAATAAATACCCAAAATGTTCATATTTGTACTGCACAATCACTGTAATTGCCTGCCATAAACCAATCACTGGAGAATGTGGCATAGATTGGCCAACCCTGGTATAGCAGCTGATTCATTTAATCAGAAAACATCTTTATAAAGCAACATGAATCACTTAAATGACGCATATATGGAACTTATTTCTGTACATAGTAGAAAAACTTCAGCAATATTTAAGGATTTAAAGCACACTAGTAGCCATTTAAGGTGGAGAATACTCATCATGTGATAAGTTTAAGAAAGGATTGCAAACTTCGTAAACCCATTTTAACTAAATTATATGGTGAGCAAAGCTCATTCTGTGATTAGACACAGCAGTCACCAATTCATTGGGGCACTATATATGAGCTCTCTAACATGGGGAAAACCTATTCTTTCTATTCCAAgtgtaaatataattaaatgtaaccccctatttattttatataaaataggcTGTAACTTATGAAAGCTTACGTATGTTCCCACAGAAAGTGGTAATGCCCTTATAGTCAATGTATCTTTAGTGGAACACaaatttaaacattcggaaaggattttttacagtgagagctgtgaggttctggaattccctccccgaatcagtcgtgctggctgatacattatataactttaagaaggggctggatggattcttagcaagtgagggaatacagggttatgggagatagctcttagtactagttgatccagggactggtccgattgccatcttggagtcaggaaggaattttttcccctctgcggcaaattagagaggcttcagatggggttttttgccttcctctggatcaactagtagttaggcaggttatatataggcattatggttgaacttgatggacgtatgtcttttttcaacccaacttactatgctactatgttaCAAACCCTAACTATAAGGGTAATGACACACTTGGTGCTTTGTCTCCTGTGTTTTGTTACAGCAAAAACACAGGAAAGACTCAAATTTTGTAATCATGCCAAATTACCTGCATTGTTGCGGCAACAAAACATGAAAGACTAAATAGTTGGTGAATAGTGGCCCTTTACATATTGGAGCTCTGTGCCCATACCACCAATTTTATTTCCATACTGTATGGATCATTTCTTAATACTTTCTACCTATGCCAGGGCCCTTGCACTTACAGGACACTATATTGCTAGTCAAGTCAATATTCCTTTATCATTGGCACCACATGAATAGTGATATTTAAGCGCCTTTGTACTTGTGAAGCCCAGGTCATACCTTTGCTGTCCAACCTTGAGGTGCTTGATATCTCATCTAACAAAGCCGTCGGAGTGAGTCCGGAATATCTGTTCAGCAGACTGAGATTTTTGCCAAGGTTGAAATCTGTGCTCGTCAACAACTGCAGCTTAAAGGAGGAATCCTTTGCAGCACTAGgtaaatatatgattttatttatatacacctTAACCTGGACACTCACACCTCTGAAACAAGCATACAAACTACGCAGTCACACAACACATCTACTTTCAGCTGAAATGTAGTCATTCCACATTTCTGTTTATTGTTTGTATACTGTAACacttaacactaaggggcacatttactaatccacgaatccgaatcatgaatgggaaaaaatcgtattggaaactaaaatttcggaagatcgcaaatatcacgaaaatgcttacgaaaaaatcgtattagtcgcgataatatcgtattggtgatctgaaagtcacgaaattttcgtaccaaacaattgtaaacagcggtaaaacctttctgattttttcgtgcaaacgtccgaaaaagtcgtgcggcgtacgaaaaagtcgtgcagcgtacaaaaaagttgtgtggacgcccgaaaaaatcggcaaaaatacgatcggatcgttcgcatgaacgctcgagcgttcgtgcttttttaaatgtgccccttagtgtaacacTTAGAGGCATATATATAATGGTgcttatatttaatatacattctCATGTGTATTCATATGCTATATTCCAAAATGAATAGTTTTAGGAGATGTATGCATTTATGTTTTCTGTCAGAGTAACCCTTTATCCTCTTCCTAGCTGAAGCTTCCCATTACTTATTGGACCTGAAAGTTCTTGACCTTTCTTGGAATAAGTGTGTAGGAGGAAAGCTGAAGTTGCTTTTAGGTACCCTGAAAACAGCAACAGCTCTTAAAAGTATGGTGCTGAGTAGCTGCAACCTGGTGACCCAGGACTTGGCAGTATTAGGTATGTATGCATGCAGAAAGCTTGGACTTAAATTACTACCCACTAGCTTTACGTTTGTTTGATAACTATGTTttgaaaattttaataaaaacgtaaaaaaaaaaatacccacaaaACCCAATTTTAGTATCGCTAAATAAGCattatttaatgtaaaataaacttTTCTATACACTATAGTAAGGAAAAAAGCTTCTTACTGAAAGGTCCTATGACTAGCCACAAGGTTGTCATTAAGATAATTCCAAGTTATCTATGAAAACCCATCAAATACcaatgtaagggtgaagacacatggagctactagtggcagctactagtcacagctacaaaaaaagacagtgctgatcatttactgatgattgtttctacatgtgttttagcagaggaaattctcagtattgtctaggaCAGGGTATTgtagtagtcgtgacaagtagcagctactagtagctctgtatgtcttcacccttacctgTCACTATTGagggttaacatatgtatgcacaattctaagaaggtctgtgtagaattgtgcatacatatgttaaACCTTCAACTATCTTATTATTGAAGATATTGCCCTAGTATAAAGATATTTAACTTAGTATGAAAAACTGAAGCTTCTGAAGCAACTGAGGCCAGGTGGGTGAATGCTTTATATGATCCTACTGAACTGGTCAATTTACTGAATGCACATAGAAAGTAAAAAAGTGCTTCTTTTCACTGCACAGTACTAAGGACACCACTTAATCATGGGGTCTGCACTAGAATGTGAAAGAAACCCCTAAATTAGATTTATCAGCAGTTAGGAAAGGAAGAGTGCTTTATATACCAAGCTAACTCAAACTAGTGAATAGGGCTCTACATAATGGTTTCCACCAACTAGGAATGCAACAAACccatttttttgggttcggccgaacccccaaacccaccctgatggattctgccgaatcccgaatcaaatccgaatgctaattagcatatgctaattaggattggcaAGAGTTAAAAGTCTAAAAATcccccctaaaatgtaacccCTTTCCAAAtaccaattagcatatgctaatttatgttaattaggattcggtttggccgggaccgaatccatcaaaaaaaggctggatttgggccgaatcccaaaccaaatccgggattcggtgcatcactaCCACCAACtctcacttaggggctgatttacttacccacgaacgggtcgaatggagtccgattgcgtttttttcgtaatgatcggtactttgcgattttttcgtatgttttttcggattctttacgaatttttcggatccaatacgatttttgcgtaaaaacgcgagttttcctatccattacgaaagttgcgtaaaaagttgcgcattttgcgtagcgttaaaacttacgcgaaaagttgcgcatttttcgtagcgttaagttttaacgctacgaaaaatgcgcaacttttcgcgtaagttttaacgctacgcaaaatgcgcaactttttacgcaactttcgtaatggatacgaaaaactcgcgtttttacgcaaaaatcgtattggatccgaaaaattcgtacagaatccgaaaaaatcgcaaaacatacgaaaaagtcgcaaaatattcgttttcaagtcggaacttttccaattcgggtcggattcgtgggttagtaaatcagccccttagtgtatggggTAAGAAGAGGTATGTGAAACATTCCTGGTAACTGTACAAAGAATACAGATACCGATATAAACTGAATATGAATGTTCTGTGATGCTTCTTCTTCATGACATcgcatataaatgcatttaagacAAACACTGAGTCTTCCTGAACCTATCTTTTCATTTCAGCAACGGCGGCACAAGCAGGACACCTGGACAGCTTGCAGCAGCTTGACATTGCTTACAACGACACAGTCCCCGATGAAGGATGGATGCTTTTCTTTGAAAGTTTAATTGCTCTTAAGAACATTACTGAATTAGACGTTAGCCTGCGGCCTTCTTCTAACCGAAGCTGTGGGCCATGGTTCATTCATTTATTGTCCATCTTTGTGAAATTACCCAGGCTCCGAGAGCTAGGAATGCAGCGCTGGTTGCTGACAGCGGCAGAGAAAAAGCAGCTTGGCCACATTATGGCAGAGAAGAACATCAGTATTCTTTTTGACTGACAGGACAATATTCTTTGCAGTTCACTGcagtataataataacaaatagcaCAAGGAGATGGACTGaggttggtctttttttattagcAGGTGATAATGATCAATACTGCGAGAAACCTGAATATGCTATTTAACATTGCTAAGGATAGCTGTcttttaaaaacatgaatgtaTTAAATAACTGCCTAAAGTAGACAATATAAACAAATAGTAATTCCCACACCTAGAGGTATGTGCTCTATAATGCTACTCGTAAATAATGGATTCCTAGGTAGGGAAGATGAATATAAATAGGGGTGTGTTTCAGTACAAAGAATGTATCCTAATAGACTGCATGGAACAGTTTGCAGTTCTTATTCCATCTCTCAAACTTTTCtgcacaatttatttttaaactatACTTTTCTCTGCTGCTAAACTGTTCAAATGAATGTTTAATGCATGAAGGTAAATAAAAGAAAGGGAATTAGTAATTAGGGCGAGGTCAGACAAAGCGTatctccgcttctctcagccctgcgcttttctgcctggaGCGGATCTGCTTCTGTAtgccgctctgtgtgcctgcacttaaAGCTATGGCAATCGCCCTTACTGGCACAACAGAAACATTGTGATACTGCCACAAGTAGTCAATATAATAGGCTTCCCTGACCATCAGTCGTTTTACTTTGGGAGCAACACATAATGTGACACTGCTCCGACCCTGTGTAGTAGGCTGGGACAAATatcacttaaaggaacaatatacacccctttttaacatgaactgaatgaacagggcttgtgctgaagaTATTTTagtcctattgttttaattaagaattaAGGCAGAGAAGGAAAGCAAGGGGTTTTTTcgtttaagggctgtgacagacggggagattagtttctgtgtgataaatctcccttgttgcgggcgactaatctccccgatatgccatcccgccagctagaatgtaaatcaccggtgggatggcatacgcggcgccgaaattgcagaagtttcctctcaaggcacctTCGGCGATTTTGCCAAATCGatgcgctgcgtatgccatcctacacgctccccgatatcgcccacccgtaggtggggattatcgggtgaagatccgctcgcttggcaatcttgCCAAGCTAGCGAATATTAACGTGTATGGGGAGCAGTATGCAGCCCTGAAATACTTtgatatattttctaattgggccagtgtggttagtggagtaccgcaggggtcagtccttggtcctttgctttttaacttgtttattaatgacctggaggtgggcatagacagtactgtttctatttttgctgatgacactaaattgtgcaaaactataagttccatgcaggatgctgccgctttgcagagcgatttgacaaaattggaaaactgggcagcaaactggaaaatgaggttcaatgttgacaagtgcaaagttatgcactttggtaggaataatataaacgcgaactatctactgaatggtagtgtgttgggggtttccttaatggagaaggat from the Xenopus tropicalis strain Nigerian chromosome 5, UCB_Xtro_10.0, whole genome shotgun sequence genome contains:
- the lrrc31 gene encoding leucine-rich repeat-containing protein 31, which encodes MDTKDESQKNKEGDKPKRSPFDLILNQIQKKKVTKENNENNFQVKQFFRGFERNSRKSEKKKEGDEPKNQSTSGDHNKKNGESEISKKEEKSATDEAGWFKVTEFMQRFGKKAECLSINLNNCSLTQTDLHDLGGHLPFLPDVEEMDLSWNNLIGGSLKLLSPHLRHVARLKLLCLSNCSLTADDASALGEALENIPHLEALDLSWNSDIGGNLSKVIQHIPAQCELKVLNLTECGLGETDGEALATAIRKMPHLEALDLSLNKCIGSIMNSLVVELKNCSSLRVLILHTTGLRQDNIQYLSAIFQYWPNLRVLDLSSNKEAGGGFREAAARLTAFKHLERLDIHQCCLSQDDVNALTQVIPLLSNLEVLDISSNKAVGVSPEYLFSRLRFLPRLKSVLVNNCSLKEESFAALAEASHYLLDLKVLDLSWNKCVGGKLKLLLGTLKTATALKSMVLSSCNLVTQDLAVLATAAQAGHLDSLQQLDIAYNDTVPDEGWMLFFESLIALKNITELDVSLRPSSNRSCGPWFIHLLSIFVKLPRLRELGMQRWLLTAAEKKQLGHIMAEKNISILFD